One region of Quercus lobata isolate SW786 chromosome 2, ValleyOak3.0 Primary Assembly, whole genome shotgun sequence genomic DNA includes:
- the LOC115978143 gene encoding aldehyde oxidase GLOX1-like, translating into MAALLRTLIVFPLLLVTVHSQFWLPNPFRGSNDDQDKNPGLKLPGITIPILGSIGIGGETDKAEQGANPPFETDYKGLWMLLSADSGANAMHVNLLPNNKIIMFDATAFRMSTLKLPNGECIPYKDDKKRDKEDCWSHGVEFDYNTGYKRPLKMVFDPWCSSGGLTADGILISTGGWKDGTRTVRYMDTCEDCDWKEFQYTLADARWYATQITLADGGFFLVGGRKSFSYEYVPPEGKSNAESIKFPFLYQTTDIEENNLYPFVHLSSDGNVFIFANNRSVLLNPKTNKIIKEFPILEGGSRNYPASAMSALLPIKLYVKNAATIAVEVIICGGAKPQAYTLAQNSIFIPALQDCNRLQITKPNAQWKKETMPTPRVMGDMLNLPNGDLLILNGAKQGTSAWYSAEDPNLNPILYSPYKPMNQRFKVLNPTIIPRMYHSAVALLPDGKVLVGGSNPNPGYNFTAKYPTEMRIEKFSPPYLDPALAIHRPIIIEEASETTLTYEKNFMVQFRLGESFVDKRDVKVSMYAPPFTTHGYSMNQRLIFLGKVDVRKVFPTVYQVNVVAPPTREVAPSGYYLIFVVYRGVPSKAMWVQIK; encoded by the exons ATGGCGGCCTTGCTTAGAACTCTCATTGTTTTCCCTCTCTTGCTAGTTACCGTGCATTCACAATTTTGGCTCCCAAATCCGTTTAGGGGATCTAATGATGACCAAGATAAAAATCCAGGGCTTAAGCTTCCTGGCATCACAATCCCTATACTTGGATCCATTGGTATTGGTGGTGAAACTGATAAAGCTGAACAGGGGGCAAATCCTCCTTTTGAGACAGACTATAAAGGGTTGTGGATGCTGCTTTCCGCGGACTCTGGCGCCAATGCCATGCACGTTAATTTACTTCCTAACAACAAGATCATAATGTTCGATGCCACAGCATTTCGCATGTCAACTCTTAAATTGCCCAACGGAGAATGCATTCCCTACAAGGATGACAAGAAAAGAGACAAAGAGGATTGTTGGTCTCACGGTGTGGAATTTGATTATAACACGGGCTATAAGAGACCACTCAAG ATGGTGTTTGACCCATGGTGCTCATCAGGAGGCCTCACTGCCGATGGTATCTTGATTAGCACTGGTGGATGGAAAGACGGAACAAGAACTGTTAGATACATGGATACATGTGAGGACTGCGATTGGAAAGAATTCCAATATACACTGGCAGACGCAAGATG GTATGCAACACAAATAACCCTAGCCGATGGTGGTTTCTTTTTGGTGGGTGGCCGCAAGTCATTCAGCTACGAATACGTTCCACCAGAAGGCAAATCCAATGCCGAATCCATCAAGTTTCCATTCCTCTACCAAACCACTGATATAGAAGAGAACAACTTGTACCCTTTCGTCCACCTCTCCTCCGATGGCAACGTCTTCATCTTCGCAAACAACCGCTCAGTTCTCCTCAACCCTAAGACCAACAAGATCATCAAAGAGTTCCCAATCTTGGAAGGCGGCTCCCGCAACTACCCAGCATCAGCGATGTCGGCTCTCCTTCCTATAAAACTCTACGTCAAGAATGCCGCGACCATCGCAGTTGAGGTCATTATTTGCGGTGGGGCGAAGCCACAGGCCTATACTTTAGCCCAAAACTCAATCTTCATACCGGCATTACAAGATTGCAACAGGCTTCAAATCACAAAACCTAACGCTCAATGGAAGAAGGAAACGATGCCTACACCGCGTGTCATGGGGGATATGCTGAATCTTCCGAATGGAGACCTCTTGATTCTCAACGGCGCCAAGCAAGGTACATCAGCATGGTACTCGGCCGAAGACCCGAACTTGAATCCGATACTTTATAGTCCTTATAAGCCTATGAACCAAAGGTTTAAGGTGCTTAATCCCACTATAATTCCACGAATGTATCATTCTGCGGTTGCATTACTTCCTGATGGGAAAGTTTTAGTAGGAGGTAGTAACCCTAATCCAGGGTATAACTTCACGGCCAAGTATCCTACAGAGATGAGGATAGAGAAGTTTTCACCGCCTTATTTGGACCCAGCATTAGCTATACACAGGCCAATAATCATAGAGGAGGCATCGGAGACCACTCTAACTTACGAAAAAAACTTCATGGTGCAGTTTAGGCTTGGTGAGTCATTCGTGGATAAGAGAGATGTGAAGGTGAGCATGTATGCACCACCATTTACAACGCACGGGTACTCTATGAATCAAAGACTGATTTTTCTTGGTAAAGTTGATGTGCGTAAGGTTTTCCCTACTGTTTACCAAGTTAACGTAGTGGCACCGCCTACACGTGAGGTTGCTCCTTCTGGGTACTATCTGATCTTTGTGGTTTATCGTGGGGTTCCAAGTAAGGCAATGTGGGTGCAAATCaagtag